The window TCCCTGGGCATTCTTTACCGTCAATACCGTCTGTTTATTCGTATAGAGCGGAAGGAGAGCTTCTTCAAATTTCTTTACTTTCTTGCCGTCTGTCATCACAATCACATCGCCGCTTTTCAAACCGAGCTGGGCGGCTATGCTGCCGGGCTCCACTGCGCCGATCTTTGTCGAGGACAGGGGAATGCCGGTGAGAGCAAAGAGAAGGAAAAAGATCACCAGCCCAGTGAGGAGATTCATGATACTTCCCGCCGACAGAACCGCTATTTTCACCGGGGTTGATTTGCCGCGGTAATCACGGGGACCGGGAGGTGAATCATCTTCCTCCTGTGAGAAATCATCCTGCCCGATAAGTTTGACATACCCCCCGAAAGGAATGGCGGAGAGGCAGTATTCGGTATCTCCGATCTTTATTCCCACCAGCTTCGGAGGCAGGCCGATGCTGAAACGCTCCACACCGATGCCGAATATTTTGGCTATGGTAAAGTGACCGAGTTCATGCACGAGGACCAACAGGCTGAGCACAAAAACAAATGCGATAAGGGTGATCATAAAATCTCCATCACTTTTCGATACATACGAGAAGAATTCTGGCTTCTGTTTTTCTTGACCGTATAGTATAATACATCATGACCGAAAGAACAACAAATCTGACAAAAATCGCCCTGTTTGCCGCAATACTAGCGGTTTCAGCCTTTTTGAAAATACCGATCGGCCCAGTGCCGCTCACCCTTCAATCTACCGCCGCTCTTCTGGCGGGATATGGCCTGGGCCCTTCACGGGGAGCTTCAGCCGCTCTCCTGTATACACTTGCGGGGCTTGCCGGACTGCCCATTTTCGCGTCGGGCGGAGGACCGGCATATATCCTGGCGCCAACATTCGGATTCATCCTGGGGTTTACCCTCTGCGCCCTCACCACAGGACTCCTCGCCCGTTTCAATACCGGCGGCTCGGTTCTGAAAGCCTATCTTATCATGCTCGGCGGCCTGGTAAGCCTGTACGTCCCCGGTTTCCTGTGGCTGTGCCTGTCGCTTCATGAGGTCATGGGAACACCGGAAGGAATCGCTTCCCTGATCCGCACAGGCCTGATCATCCCATTCATCGGCGATCTTTTGAAAACCCTGCCTGCTGCGTTCATCGGAGTCCGGTTACGAAGGCTCCTGGGAAATTAACCTCACCCGGCCTTCGGCCACCCTCTCCTAGTCAGGAGAGGGTAAGGATAGGTCCCACAGCCAGTTATTTACTCTCATGGATAGGAGATGGGCAAGAGAGCGGGGATTTTAAGAAGCAGGAGAATTATGTCCATAAATACGCCGGTTTTGAAAACCGCGCGTTTTCTGCGGCGAAACATGACTGATGCAGAAAAAATCCTTTGGCGCGAGTTGCGCGGCAGAAAACTGAATAATCATAAATTTCGACGACAGGTTCCATTTGTTCTTGGGGAATATCACTTTGTTGCGGACTTTTATTGCCATGAAAAGAAAATAATTATTGAAATTGATGGAAGCATTCATCAGGAGTATGATATCATTGAATACGATCGATTCCGGGAAGAAATATTTCAAATTGGGCGATATCGGATATTGAGATTCAGCAATGAGCAAATTTCAAATTTATTGGATTCAGTTCTAGATGAAATTTCAGTCATAGTCGAGTCACCCCTCTCCTGACTAGGAGAGGGGACGGGGGTGAGGTATCACCGGAGCATTTTATGAAACGCCTATTCTTCTTTCTTTTTATCATTTCTGCCCTGGTTCTCGTCTCTTCCGGCTGCGGCAGGCCGGGAGACAAGGCAAAGGAAATCACCGTCGCCGTAGTGCCCATGGGCTCCACCCATGAATTCTGGAAATCCATCCATGCCGGGGCGCTGGCCGCCTCACGGGAGCTGGGTGTCGCCATCATTTGGAAAGGGCCTCTCAAGGAGGATGACCGTGACGAGCAGATGCAGATCGTGGAGACGTTCATGGTCTCGAAAGTCAGCGCACTGGTAATCTCGCCCATGGATGACCGCACCCTGGTGCAGACAGTCGGGGAGGCCAGGAAAATGGGCATCCCGACCATCCTCATCAATTCCTCTTTGCAGGGGGACACGCCGGTCTCTTTTGTCGCCACCGACAACTACCGGGGTGGAGTGCTCGGCGGCGAGCACATGGGGAAGCTCCTGGGCGGCAGGGGGAAGCTGATCATCGTGCGGCTGAGCGAGGCGGATGTCACCACCATGCAGCGTGTGGAGGGATTCGAAACCGCCATCAAGTCAAAATTTCCGGGGATCGAAATCCTCTCCGACAACCAGTATGCCGGTGTCACCACGGAGACCGCCTACCGTACCTGCGAAAACCTTCTTAACCGCTTTCCCGAAACCGGGGCGATTTTTACCCCCAACGAGTCTTCCACCTTCGGCTGTCTGCGGGTGCTCCAGGACCGCGGCATGGCGGGGAAAATCCGTTTTGTCGGATTCGACTCCTCGGAAAAACTTATCGAGGCGCTGGGGAAAAGGGAAATAAACGGCCTGGTTATCCAGAACCCGTATAACATGGGATACTACGGGGTCAAAGTTGCGGTCGCCTGCCTGAAAGGCCATCCATTCGAAAAGCGCATCGACACCGGTGTCACCCTGGCCACCCCGGAAAACATGCAAAACCCGGAAATCATGAAACTGCTGAAACCGGATTTGTCGATACTGAATAAATAAGATAAAGATCATAGATTCAAAAAATAATAT is drawn from Candidatus Latescibacter sp. and contains these coding sequences:
- a CDS encoding biotin transporter BioY, with translation MTERTTNLTKIALFAAILAVSAFLKIPIGPVPLTLQSTAALLAGYGLGPSRGASAALLYTLAGLAGLPIFASGGGPAYILAPTFGFILGFTLCALTTGLLARFNTGGSVLKAYLIMLGGLVSLYVPGFLWLCLSLHEVMGTPEGIASLIRTGLIIPFIGDLLKTLPAAFIGVRLRRLLGN
- a CDS encoding endonuclease domain-containing protein — encoded protein: MSINTPVLKTARFLRRNMTDAEKILWRELRGRKLNNHKFRRQVPFVLGEYHFVADFYCHEKKIIIEIDGSIHQEYDIIEYDRFREEIFQIGRYRILRFSNEQISNLLDSVLDEISVIVESPLS
- a CDS encoding substrate-binding domain-containing protein yields the protein MKRLFFFLFIISALVLVSSGCGRPGDKAKEITVAVVPMGSTHEFWKSIHAGALAASRELGVAIIWKGPLKEDDRDEQMQIVETFMVSKVSALVISPMDDRTLVQTVGEARKMGIPTILINSSLQGDTPVSFVATDNYRGGVLGGEHMGKLLGGRGKLIIVRLSEADVTTMQRVEGFETAIKSKFPGIEILSDNQYAGVTTETAYRTCENLLNRFPETGAIFTPNESSTFGCLRVLQDRGMAGKIRFVGFDSSEKLIEALGKREINGLVIQNPYNMGYYGVKVAVACLKGHPFEKRIDTGVTLATPENMQNPEIMKLLKPDLSILNK